In Cyprinus carpio isolate SPL01 chromosome A5, ASM1834038v1, whole genome shotgun sequence, the sequence ACAGATAACTTATTATACACACTTAGTGGGAGGCATTCAAGTGTGCCTTCAAATGAGCAAAAGCACATTACACCTCTATGGCACTCAACGATGTCTGTGCATCTGCTAGACAAACTTTCAGCGTCTCCAAACACACAATGACAGCATTCTTGACTCGACCGCAAACATGATACAAAGCGACCTTGTAATTTTCTCTCCTGCTGGGACAAGTCCATTCAATATGCGCTCTCTCTCCCTGACACCAGCATGCAcgaaaaaaacccaaacaaaaggGCAGAAAACGTGCATAAACTGAGGCTTTGCACCCTTTTATGAGGCTGCACAGCCCGAGGAGGTTGATCAAAAGGAAGTGCATGTACAcacatgcgtgcacacacacacacacacaaaagaaacatGCTACCCTGAGCATTTAAGGTTCCTTCGACCATATCACACAGTCACATCGCGACACACTGTTCCCCTATGTAAGGGTGGAAGTTGAGGGGCCAGCGAGTGTGGGAACGGGGGATTCTTACAGCCTGAGACGAACACATGATGCAACAGATTCCCCTGTTCTATAAATGAATATGCACATTTTGGCAACAGCGTTTCTCTGTACTCGGCCGTACATTCAAAAGATGTAAGAAGGTGAAGATCATATCCACACAGtatagagacacacacaaaagtgAAACTGTATCGATGCATGTTATAAATATCCCACACAGGGTCCAAATTTTACACTCGGCAAATGAGTCCAAATGagagtatatttaaataataaccaTTAGAAAATACAACgcatggtttattttttgtttatctgcTGCTTGATCTTTTTAAGGAAGCTAAATGGCTCCATTGTCAAAAggacacaaataaatgcaaaagtcAGTTTTGTACATTTTGGACCCTGATCAGACCAATAAAATgtaccaaatattaaaaaaagaacacataaacagacatttacattttgcaCCAAAATTAGTCTGAAAGACCTCGGTCGCACTTTCTCGGCCTATTTTACACAACTTCCGGTGGTAACAGCACACTGGATTTGTTGTCAGGTTTACAAGGTAAAACTAATCAATGTATTTgccaaattttgttttgttttaattattgtggTATAGTCTAATGCTTCAATAACTCAGATGAACCCACCTCAAACAAAAAGTAGTAGGCCACTTTATACACACTTCCTGTCTAAACAGGCAGTTGCAGATTAAGCTGCAATATGGACCAGACTTACACAGTTTAGTCAAAGCTAATGGTTTGGTTAAGtgagatttatttgtttatttagaggTGGATTATCTGGTCACGAGTGATAAATACTAGTGATATgagatttttttgcattgtttcctTGACTGGAACAGTTAATAGAAGTGATAATTCCCGAAATTCTACTAACcttgttatctatctatctatctatctatatatatatatctatatatctatatatatatatatatatatctatatctatatctatatctatatatacacacacacgcatagggcttttgaataaatacagtgtaaaataaatgtccaacaaattattatcttatttattattcaaaaaaaccTCTTTGATACCATTTAACCACTGCAAGAACCTTCATATTTCCTAACAAAAGAAGTCAAATTTAGATTCCCAAGTCAAAGAACATTAACTAAGAAGAGCTAACACTCAATAGATGTTACCTTAGTACTTAACAGTTTACGATATGCATTCCAGCTGTGAGGCTATAACATCTGCCTGAAAGCATGTCTGGTGTGAGCTCATTTGCATACACATGTTCACGAGCCCATTTCACATGTGCATGCAAATAGGCGCATCTCATAtcataagtagtagtagtagtaaaatacattataaaccaAAGTAAAAGCAGATGCTTGATCCAGACAATAAAAAGCACATCTGACATAAACTTATTTGCATAAACATGTACACAAGCCCATTTCATGTGCAtgcaaataagcaaaaataaaatgaaaaataagctcacaattttattattactattaaaaatattataaacttgACAACAAGCAGTGCTTTCAGTCGCCTAATAAATACAGTGAAaagcattattacaattaataataatgataatgatagtaataataattattatgttattatgtaacaaaaaaaattatgtaaccACCGGCCTTAAATCGATCCCAATAAGAAACATCTAAGCGGGCCTGAACGCATGAGCACgtgcagtttatttaaatttttttttttatttttttttttacattcttataATAATTTTGCCGTGCTTTCTTTAATTGTCCATTTGAAGTGACGCAAATTCTAAGAATACATACGTAATTCACGTATCTTTCGGACCGACCCTGAACGCGCCGCGCGCGCTGTGAAACTGCGTGATCCCTTTAAACCTTCTTCTGCCCCTCGCGAGCGAGAGTCAAGTTCATTTTAACTTGGCAATAAACTTTGGGAGGGAAGATAGCAGCGCATAATAACCTCAACACTCAATATATACGAAACTGTGAATGCACAAGCCAAACTTTCATAATAATTATAGCGGTGTCCGACCCCGCTCTCGACTCAAACTCTCACGTTCCGCGTTATCTGCACTGACCAAGAGACTTCTGGCCCAAAAGAGTCGGGATTATAAGTCACTCACAGTTCATCTTTTGCTGAATCGTTCTTAACACATTCACATGTTGTCAGAGAGAGCtatgataaatattaaacatgactTGCCTGCCAGCCGCGACGTCCGTTACTTTCTCTGTCATGTTGGATGCGCGCAACAACAGCCCTGCGTAAACTTtcaggaaggaaaaaaaacacacacaaactttccaTGGACACAGCGACAACAAGCGACGAACAATCCTTGATGTGGCGAGACATCTGAGCTTCCGGCAAAATAAAAGCCCTGTTTTGTGTTCGAAGCCATCCATGTAGTTTCTGTAACCTTCTTAATTATTATATCTCTGTATGTTATATACGTAATAATTCAAAACAGAAAAGCTCTGTACTGAGAAATATTCAAGAGGTTCTTtacgtatatatataatatatatatatatatatatatataatatatatatatatatatatataatcatttgaacttctttatttttttgcatttatacaacTTTCATTGTACCCACCAACAACATTTCCTATGCAAACTCCACAcgaaatgcaattaaaaataaattaataaaaaagtatatatacatatatagagagagagagagcgagagaaagtatatatatatagttagaaaagcagtgtgtgtgtgtattttaaagcagtaagtgtgtgtaattgtgtgtgtgtgtattttaaagcagTAAGTGTGTAAATATTCTTTGAAATATTCAAGAAGTTATAGCAAATTAAGTACAAAATTCTTATCTAGTCTGTCAGTTGATATTTGGTCATACAAATTGCATGCATAATAATTGGAAATtgtaaacaataaatgtttaaaatagttgAAAGTATAGTAACATCAGGACTATTTGACATGTCAACTCTATTTAATGCGTCGCtttgggacttttattttaaaaacagcttcaaGTTCAGCGCTTCTTGTCTTCACGTGATAGATTTTGTAGTTTCCGTTGTCAAATGTGTGATGTCCATTAAAAGCGTGTTACTAACAGTGAGATTATGAAACTGTCAGGTTGTGTTAtgataaattaatgaaatgttaAGTGCAGAAAAAATCCTCCACAGTAGTACAATTCACTCAAAACGTAGTATTTACTTTCATTTCCTTGAAAAAGGTCACGAAGGGCATATTTAACTGTGAAAGTATATGTACATTACAACTTAGTAGAGAAATTTGACTACAGTGAATTTTAGAAACCatccatcaaataaaaaaatcaatgcatcTCCATGCAATAACAGGATCAGTGAATGAAACCTTCAGTCTTTATGGAAATAAAACCAATACACAGTGATGCTGAGCCATCTTGTGGCCAAATACTGAGTccacattttgattaaaaacaaacaaacaaacaaacatagttTATGAGGATGCTCAtctttatttgattcatttgaaaacattaaacttacatttttgttttcttcaaattAAATGTTAGACCCAATGTAATGATCTGGTTATTGCaatacaactttattcagcaaaaagGTAACTTTATTGCAGttgttgtaattttaatatattagtacCTGGTTAATACACAAGCAGTCAATCCACATTCATCTCTTAGCTGCTGgtgttttcctgtttttattcTGAAATCTAACACAGTGTTTTAGATGAAATCTAAAGGCACTGTGGTTGGCCTCCCAAGGATCCCATACAGTGTCTGTCACTGTCGGTTAAATCTCCCCAAGTATGATTATATGATTGCACACCGTTTGtaccattaaaatgcatttacaaatagGCATAAATAAGCTGTATGTATATATTctataatgtattaaatgttgGTCACAGATGACTAGAATTGGTCAGTTTTAAAAGGCAAGGCAAAGCATTGGCATGATTATTGGCAAGAACGCAAACATATGTTTAAGCAAAGCAAATCTTAGCCTAAAAATGAATAGCATTGTGTATTAAAGCTGCTTAGAAAAAAGATCCATCAACAGAAGATTACATGTTAGCTGGCTAGTTAGGTCCATTGTCTAAGATACTGTTACATACTTTAATATTAGAAATCATTTTGGCAATTATGTTTTTGGCAGGATAGATTGTAGATCACCCAAAATACAGCATAAAATTCACTGTCAAGACAATTGCAGTGAAATCAGGTTAACTCTATTAATCTTGGCATACATCTAACTTTTTGTGCTGTTATGCAATATTTTTCTTTcaacattatactgtaaaatgattACAAATTGCCATAGACCAGCTTTGGCACTGTAATGCTTAAGTTTCAAGAAGTTCAACATGGACCTTGTACCGCAAGACaaacattgtgaaaaaaaaaaaagtctacgtTGTTATGAAagacctaaattaaaaaaaaaaaaaaaaaaatacacatgagAAGGAAATGGCAAGTCGCTTCTACATGAGGTTCTTGGAAAATCCCAACATGAATTtaagtgcaaaaaaaagaaaaaaagaaacagcatcatcatttactaattctcatgttgttccaaccctgtaTCACTTTCTTGCTTCCATGAACACAAAAGTAGTAGTTTGGCTGAACATCCagaatgctctctctctctcttttttattttattttttttttacaatggggACTGGGAAAGTTAAGCTCTAAACAATGActtaaaagcaccataaatgtagTCCATGCAACAAACAAGTATTCTGAAGTAATAAATCTCTGTGtgacaaatttaattaaaatctctAAAATCTTTCATCAAGGTGTATCAAGACACATCATCAAGACACattaatggtgcttttttgtcagtttttaaacCTGGACAGACCATGGtccatttatttttgcattgaaatggaAAAGAGCACTGTACACTTAGCAAAATATCTCTTATTTAATTCAACAATGCAACATTATTAACATTGAGATTATTGAAGATTTAATGCAATCTTTCCTTGCCACACAACCTATAAGTATggaaatgttaaaatgattttaatagtaTCTCTGTATTAAATTTAGTAGCAAATATCGCAtaaagattttaacattcatttctGTGCATTAGGTCACACTGTGTGTTCTAATAAATCGATTCAAAactgattcaatgattcatttaGGTCAACCAACAAGATTCAAGGAAGTGCAACGTTTTTCATCGTATTAAGGGAGCAGTTTGTCTAAACACTGAAAATGTGCCTAAAAACTACttaccctcaggctatccaagatgtagatgtttgttcatggaaacagatttacatcacttgctcaccagtggatcctctgcagtgaatgggtgccgtcagaatgagagtccaaacagctgataaaaacatcacaataatccacaagtaaaagtcgtcttgtctgaatcaggagagaaatatgcacagatcaagcaaaagcagtccaaaacaaatatgttggtggattttgatgaggACAACAATATGACATCCTCATATTTTGtttcacacaagcacacataagatgttaactgatgtactagagtggtgtggattacttgtagattattgtgatgtttttatcagctgtttggactctcattctgacggcacccattcactgcagaggatccattggtgagcaatgctacatttctccaaaacttTTCAGATAAGCAACCAAACCCATGTACAccttagatggcctgaggatgagcagATTTTCAGGAacttttcatttctgggtgaactattcctttaaaatgcttTAGTAAACATATGTAGGAAAAAACGgctgtttattttgtcatattgtAGCATATAATTAAAAAGTCTTTCCCCCTTATATTTccttactgtatttaaaaacttCCTTTGATTAAATTTTAACTTGAATTATTAAAGAGGTTTGCAATGACACGAGGgcgagtaaatgacgacagaatgtttctttaaaaaatgtcttggtcctgtttaaggaaaaaaataaatcagtaacaGTGGACAAGCAATTGTCATTCTAATGCTCTCTCTGTTTTTGACCCTTTATGTCTTCAAATGAGATTGCACTAAGCATGTTATGTGTGCGGATGTATATTTGGAGTCTCCACATTCATTCACTGGCTCTGCAGCCATTCTATTCTCAGCTCAGCCACCTCTTTGCCGTACCAGTCGTGTAGCTTGGAGAAGCAGCCTGTGCCGGGTGAGACGGGGCTCTCGAGTGATCCACCGTTGGTCTTCCTTCGCGGAGGTACCGGAGGAGGTCTGACTCCATCCCCTCTCTCACTACAGTCCTCCTGTGTGTCGCTGACACCGTTTGACACACTGAGGGGTTTACTCCAAGACACCCCGTTTTCTCTGCTAGACACCCCTTCCTGCAAAGGCCCCGTGATGGTGGCGTTCTGTAGTGAAATGGTTGCAGGTTGGAAACTTGCTGCTCCTTGCGGTTGCAGCTGGTGCTTCTTCGGCTTGCTTTTCGCTTGTGACGATCTGGCTTCTTCCTGCACCTCCTCCAGCTGCCTCTCCAGCTCCTTCACGACCAGCCGCATGTAGTCGAAACTCGCCCGTGACAGAGCTTTGACCCACGATTCCATAGCGGCCTGgttctccgcggccatcttgtaGACCTTCGCTTTGGCACAGTCGAATTTAACGGCGAAGGCGAACTCCTCGGATTCAGACTCGCAGAGCTCCACCGTACAGCCTTCCAGGACGATGACGCCAATCGGCTCTCGACTTTCCCTCTCCTCGAAATAAAACAGCATGTTGCCCTTCAGAATAAACCAGCGGCGGTGGTACGCCGTGTTCCGTTCCCCTTTCTTAAAGAGGAAGCCCGTCTTGTCTGGAGGAGAGTTGCATGTGGCATAATGCGCCACGCTCCTCTCATTCAACTTCATGATGGCGAGGACACCTGACTCTGAAAGCGAAGTAAAAAATGAgtttacagtacatacatttaaagtaaatatcaGAGATAGACTGATAATATTCAACTCAAGGTGGTTTAATAATATTGATTCTATCCTAATTTACACATTTCTACAAGCACCTCTAAACCTCCAAATCTTTTATGATGactaatagtaaaaataatacaataaaaaaatgtgttgtgcATATCAGTTATTTATAAGCTTATTTATAATagatatgaatttaaatatattttaagaatgtaatttattcctgtaatggcaaagctgaattcccAGCAACCACAGAGTGCtgcggcatttatttgaaacagaaattttttgtaatattgtaactATGTcgcttttgctcaatttaatgcatcctttttaaataaatgtattaatttctttaaaaaaatttaaataaaaattgaaccaaccccaaactcttgaacagtagtgtagatgTAAATTCACCTTTCTTTCAATGCTTTTCTGTGAACCCTTCACGAGTGGCCTGCTTCCAACTGTCAATCAAAACACCAGCACTTGCTGAACATCTCCATCCCATTTctgatctaaaaaataaaatagccacACATGGCTGAGGTGTCATATATACTGGAACATCCTACTTCACACATCTGATCTGGTTTAAAACATGCAAATTCCTCTTTCTGTGGAAGAAACAAGTGTCATAAAAAAGTCTGTGGAAGTGACTAAACTATACAGGAATCAGGCATAGCGTCAAAACATtgtgacaaaaatatttcatgaaaagaTGCATCACTTTTCCGCGGTATTTTCAGAAGTGCATTGGACATTTACTATGCTACTACCACAATACTCCAGGAAATAATTATCTTTGCATCTAAATGTCATGATACACTAGTAGCATGTCAAAGAACCAGTGTATTATCCTTTGATATctgatcacttttttttaaacatctttaatatgtaCAAAAAAAGGAACCAACAAGCACCATGGAAGTATCAAGTTTTATACATGGTTTGTGGTATTACCAATGGTGTTCTTGGAAAAAGCTTAAGGTTTTATGTATGCAACATGAAACAAAAATTTCAATATTATGGTATACGTCAAAATACCATGATActgttacagtaaaacacaagtATGGCTTAACAACAACAACGGTGTTAAAAGCTAATTAAACATCATCAAACTCATTTAAACCCGTAAAGTAAGCAAATCATGCACAATAAGCATAACGTGCATGAAAAAGCCAACgtgtcttaataataataatacagtctTTGTCATTCTCGACTCACGGCTCGAGCAGTTGCTTGATTTTAAACCATCAAATGCAGCCCCGTAACTAGCGTAAAACTGTTACAAAGCCCCGTTACAAACATTGAGAAACTCATAAAGGGAAAGGTTTAAGAAATCTAGTACGTCGTTTCGAGATTATATCGATGTTTAACCTGCCTTTTGAGCGTGTTATTGGTCGCCAGCAGACCAAATTTTTTCCTCCCCTTCAGTCTTCCTTTCTTGACGATCACGTGACGCTGCAGGACTCTCTCGCTCGTGTGTGCGTGCTCTCCTCTGTGGTGTTCTCACACAATGGGTTATTATAAAGATCACACGCTCTTCTTACATACTGAAACTTAAGTTTGAGAGTGAGTGCATgattatatacatttgtatttagaTTATATGAATTCCGTTTGGTTATAATTGACAGAATAATGCGGGTACAGTGATGTTATCTCCAGAGCTGTCAGATTAGGCCTACTTGAgatgtaatccgttactgattccaagttacattataaaaatgtagttagtaacgtaatccgtTACATTCCACAATTTAGGTaatgtaatcagactactttttgattgcTTTTGACCTAACTAGTTtatcatattgatttaaataggataccATGTAATCTCGTACCATATACTGatatcaaaatgcaaaaaaatagaaaaatattacatttatttgtattaatataatgaaGCGCATTACGTTGAGGATACTAGGGTTCGTGACTGAACTGCAGGGGATTCACgagtttaatgaaaagttaataattaaatcataaaaatgtcaaattgaaataaatcataaaataaaaaaaagcaatcaacataaaacacttactaaataaatatataatttgtttaccagcatgtcatgtgaccattgtGAGCATGCAAATGCATTGcttaattattaacttattaccTTAAAGTTTTAGATGgacttttattataaataaatatattaggtgaagaGATttgtctgccaaaaaaaaaaaaaaaaaaaaaaaaaaaaaccttccaaagaaacaacaaactaataaatcaaaaaaaaaccaactaaTTCATCACTATtacatggttaaataacctactaagtgataattcaaatacaaatgaatgtgttcatcagtagttgatgcaatgttgaaaaaaCACTTGGTCAAtcccagtggtcaaatgctgtgtggcctctcaattgactttctgaatgtataaaATGGTAGGCTATTtaagaaaagaacatttaaaggCTGAAAAACAGGGATTAGAGAGAAccattaaattatgaataatttattgctattgtgcaagtaatatgtaatcatgtaatcaataaaaaagtacctctgattacgagtattttaaaatgtaatttaatctaattacaagtacttaatttttggaatctgattacataatccagattacatttaatcagttactATACCCAGCCCTGGGTATCACatggtaatattattttatggtaTTTATATGGTACTCCATGGTACATATCCAAAGCTACATGTATGAAAACTTTTTTAAgtagttttataaattatattttatgaaatatagcCTGCCATGGCATTtacaacaatatttcacaataccatGACTGTAGCATAGTACATGTTTAAAGAACCATGAGagtaccatggtacatttttgcTAGTGGGTATGTGCAATCCTACAAGTCTTGGGGCtcaaatatatattcagtttGGCTTGACATAAGCATAAATTGGGTCATTCTACATTTGCAGTGGGCTGGTGGCAAGTGACATTCCCTAAtttgcaacatttaaaataaactttaaatatcattaaatcatAAAGCATGTTGGGATAAATCTATATGCGTAGAAATATAAAAGGTGTTATGAAATATCAAATGTCCTTGCCCAGATTATTGTAGTCCAGGTAACACTGCTCTGCCAAGGTTGTTTAGGGTTTTACATGTACCCTACATACTTTGTAAAAGTTTTTCCTAGACATTTGTAGGGTGTTTAGGCCAAACACATACATTAATACATCAGCTATTCCTTTGGATTTAGTGACTGAGTCCACAGTCAAACCAAAGTCAAACATTCAatgtcatattaatatttaataaaaaataatatatactactcagatatttagaaatataaaataagtaaagcaTTAACACTGCGGTTACAGCAAAATCTGTATTTATTCTGGAAAATAAGAAAGaagatgaaagaaaacaagtcttTCTTAGTCCCCAATATATTACTATACATACAGTATCTACTCTGTTTATGTGATGTACATGAAGGACACATACAGAGAGTTAAAATGTTTGAACGAAAGACTGTTACTGAATACTAAATGATAAAATAAGGtacatttaatttcacttaaaaaaaacactcacagtaTCACGCATTCACACAGACATGCACTCTTGGTCTCTAAATATGTAGTGAAAAGCAAACTCTGATCAGTAATAACAGAAATTGCCTCAGGCTCACTTCAGCAAAGGCTTCTGGGAGATTGAGTTTTAGTGGTTGCCCTTCTCCTAAGCTTTCCTACCACCAACATTCAATTGAAATCCCAGTGCTATCGGAGGACTCTCGAAAACGTCCTGCATAGCCGAACCTTTCAGCAGCCAAACAATAAAACTTCTCCTGTACATTTGAAGACAATTTctgaaatacagtaaacacaaacTACAGAAAAGGAATGTAGAAACAAGTACAAACTAGTACACACTGATGATAAAAGATGGAAATATCAGATTGGTTACATCGTAGTGcaccaaatgttattttttttttttttttttttggtgcaacaCTCATTCATTTGACAAACATTtgctaaaaacattaaatgacatttataaaacattaaagtggattaaaagaaagaaaaaaatgtgctttgaataattttaaacttaCATACGGTACATATTCCCCCATAATCATGTGCCTTCTACAGAGATCGAAGATAAAATGGATCTCTACAATATTGATATTATTAGTCCTGTATGTCCTCAGCCAGACTTAGCTCATTTAGATACAACAACAATGCAGTTGTAGAACTGTATGCCAATAACAAGGAAGTATAGTGTTTTCCTTTGCAACAGAGTTGAAATTCAATTTGTTTGGCTAGGGGTGAAACATTGCAGGTTTTTGCTGgactttaaaagaatagttcacacaaaaatgaaaatttgctgaaaatgtagtcACTCTCAAACCATCCAAGATGCATATGAATTTGTTTCTGTATAAGAACAGATTTAGATAAATGtagcactacatcacttgctcacaaatggatcctctgcagtgaatgggtgccgtaagaatagtccaaacagctgataaaaacatcacaataatccagtccatcagttaatgtctgaaGTGAAGGAAAAAGCTGTGTATctgtaacaaacaaatccatcattaaggtgtttttagcTTAAACTGCTGATTCAGGCTAAAATACGAGTCAcctgtccataatattgctttctttgtttctgtggattattgtgatatttttatcagctgtttggactctcattctgacggcacccattcactgcagaggatccattggtgagcaagtgatgtaatgctacatttcaccaaatctgttctgatgaagcgatacactcatctacattttggattcCCTGAGTGTGACTACATGCTcggcaaatgttcatttttgggtgaactattcctttaaagccaacatgaaatggcattaacaacccattttacttctataATTGGACATCTGCATGTGGAGCCTAAGGGGCCAAATTCATCCCGAGAACATCTTGACATATCACAATGGAAATTCttcttgttttttaacatttatcaagaaccaagttattatattttgatgaaatactacaaaaacaaacactgtcTTCATTGGAAACCTGCAGGgatgaatcattcaaaataagacCCGAAACATGGTCTTATTTGGTCCACTGGTCtgttctgatttcatgttgactttaaaatggCCTGCTGGGGGAAGAAACAGTGCATTTAATTGCACGTCAGTCCATTGTTGGCTCTATAACCCTCTCCTTTCTCCTCTGAAAGGGTTTTTAATCTAACTATTACAGTAGTTCTGCTAGATCCAGGCAGAGCAAGTCTCTGACCCGGCTATATCCAAAGAACctgtaaaaacattcatatttagaGAGCAAAACAGCAAATGATATCCTAAGACACGGTAACTCCAGTGTGGGGGTAAATAAGgaacaaaaatagacaaaaatgaaataaaaacccaAGACAGCAGTGCTTAACGATACACAACCACAGTTTtgacaaacacaacatttgtccaGTTGGTTCTTTCTGCCTAAAATATACAGTAGGCTCAAGAGTCACTGTTCTTCTGGGAAAAAGACACAGAAATAACATGTATGATAAAGAAAAAGGGAAAGAACAACAACAAGTCTAAAAAAAATCTCAAGTGTCTACGGATTGGAAAAAAGCTCTT encodes:
- the LOC109103151 gene encoding sesquipedalian-1-like, with product MKLNERSVAHYATCNSPPDKTGFLFKKGERNTAYHRRWFILKGNMLFYFEERESREPIGVIVLEGCTVELCESESEEFAFAVKFDCAKAKVYKMAAENQAAMESWVKALSRASFDYMRLVVKELERQLEEVQEEARSSQAKSKPKKHQLQPQGAASFQPATISLQNATITGPLQEGVSSRENGVSWSKPLSVSNGVSDTQEDCSERGDGVRPPPVPPRRKTNGGSLESPVSPGTGCFSKLHDWYGKEVAELRIEWLQSQ